A genomic region of Anopheles coustani chromosome 3, idAnoCousDA_361_x.2, whole genome shotgun sequence contains the following coding sequences:
- the LOC131267369 gene encoding LOW QUALITY PROTEIN: uncharacterized protein LOC131267369 (The sequence of the model RefSeq protein was modified relative to this genomic sequence to represent the inferred CDS: substituted 1 base at 1 genomic stop codon), producing the protein MARRPKRSSLVLAIALVWATLVHYRCLAHSSTSSAQQPRNSAEADLEAAESNNHHRALLNLPKFGDRLSPRVGPGPAPGVSVPSVAVSPPKRQARGQFLGRASGPSGGLVHSPIQSNDNDIKRSDVMVVSSRSATGARGGVSQDLAHEEVEEEVEEEEEDAEEEPVNLEEDEQVEDVQASVGHADSSNGRHAGGVGVGVGAGDYYAEAAVHEGSAVGEGVRGESVVQAEDTSVSINNASSAQAHRLEMSTEFFVVPSTAASAASRSTTVRPGGVILAARNPPSPPLLVAGPRATATPPTIVSTGAAAAGAGYASGLRKEPWVVPVLVLASLSMLMMAAFEVFVLCKAWRTSPSRRHLFLGQMLLLGLFAXSGLAAVLTVNPTVLSCATMRFGAGVAFALVFASLLVKCVFLISLNGGVYLPAPYQGLLLLFAVLIQVAVGGQWLLTSPPSVDSVSVAAGPVAGVGQAPGSAISSRYHLLLAAGDLSTAHPNSATITTTTTIPLCHTPFSELLLSLIYIVFLIVFVAILAIKSRGIRDNYREATYIGLAIGGIIPIWLGWTLCGLAVADRHRDACLAFGLVATSSTVFLVMFMPKGRQLAAMGKEGLYVEDREERFSSLSRAGSGYSPSFFHFKPIKYGVMGPSPTLQTASGQMVGTATTTTKHQAVATLGGVLIASIDLQTCRFPM; encoded by the exons ATGGCTCGTCGACCGAAACGGTCGTCGCTCGTGCTAGCGATAGCGTTGGTTTGGGCCACGTTGGTACACTATCGGTGTTTGGCACATAGCAGCACCAGTTCGGCTCAGCAACCGAGAAACAGTGCCGAGGCCGATCTGGAGGCGGCCGAGAGTAACAACCACCATCGGGCGCTGCTGAATCTGCCCAAGTTCGGTGATCGCTTGTCGCCGCGTGTTGGGCCCGGGCCCGCTCCGGGTGTGTCGGTACCGTCGGTGGCAGTGAGTCCTCCGAAAAGGCAAGCGCGAGGTCAGTTCCTGGGACGCGCCTCTGGTCCATCGGGTGGCCTGGTGCACTCCCCGATCCAGTCGAACGACAATGACATCAAGCGAAGTGACGTGATGGTGGTGAGCTCGCGAAGTGCTACCGGTGCACGGGGTGGAGTGTCGCAGGACCTCGCGCACGAGGAAGTGGAAGAggaagtggaggaggaggaagaagatgCCGAAGAAGAGCCTGTGAACCTCGAAGAGGACGAGCAGGTTGAGGACGTGCAGGCGAGTGTAGGGCACGCGGATTCGTCCAATGGCCGCCATGCGGGAGGTGTCGGTGTCGGTGTTGGTGCGGGTGACTATTACGCGGAAGCGGCCGTCCACGAGGGTAGTGCCGTTGGTGAGGGTGTGCGAGGGGAGAGTGTGGTGCAGGCGGAAGACACCAGCGTCAGCATCAACAATGCGTCTTCCGCGCAGGCGCATCGGCTCGAGATGTCGACCGAGTTCTTCGTAGTGCCATCGACGGCGGCGTCTGCCGCGTCCCGTTCCACTACCGTTCGTCCGGGTGGCGTCATCCTGGCGGCGCGGAACCCTCCCTCGCCCCCGCTGCTGGTTGCTGGACCCCGCGCTACCGCCACCCCTCCGACGATCGTGTCGACGGGAGCGGCAGCGGCCGGGGCGGGCTACGCGAGCGGCCTGCGTAAGGAACCGTGGGTCGTGCCGGTGTTGGTACTGGCCTCGCTGTCCATGCTCATGATGGCCGCGTTCGAAGTGTTCGTGCTGTGCAAGGCGTGGCGCACGTCCCCCAGCCGCCGACATCTCTTCCTCGGccagatgctgctgctgggactGTTTGCCTGATCTGGGCTGGCCGCGGTACTCACCGTCAACCCGACGGTCCTATCCTGCGCCACCATGCGCTTCGGAGCCGGCGTTGCGTTCGCGCTGGTCTTCGCCTCACTGCTCGTCAAGTGTGTGTTCCTCATCAGCCTGAACGGCGGCGTTTACCTTCCGGCGCCCTACCAGGGCCTACTGCTCCTGTTCGCCGTCCTCATCCAGGTGGCCGTCGGTGGTCAGTGGCTGCTGACATCGCCTCCCAGCGTCGACAGCGTCTCCGTGGCCGCGGGTCCAGTCGCAGGAGTGGGCCAGGCTCCAGGTTCTGCCATCTCGAGCCGCTATCACCTCCTGCTGGCCGCGGGCGACCTCTCGACGGCCCATCCCAACAgcgccaccatcaccaccaccaccaccatcccccTCTGCCACACGCCCTTCTCGGAGCTGCTGCTCTCGCTCATCTACATCGTCTTCCTGATCGTGTTCGTTGCCATCCTGGCGATCAAATCGCGCGGCATCCGCGACAACTACCGCGAGGCGACGTACATCGGGCTCGCGATCGGGGGAATCATCCCGATCTGGCTCGGCTGGACCCTGTGCGGGCTGGCCGTCGCCGACCGGCACCGGGACGCCTGCCTCGCGTTCGGCCTCGTCGCCACCTCGTCCACCGTGTTCCTGGTGATGTTCATGCCCAAGGGTCGCCAGCTGGCCGCCATGGGCAAGGAGGGTCTGTACGTGGAGGATCGCGAGGAGCGCTTCAGCTCGCTTAGCCGGGCCGGCTCCGGCTACTCGCCCTCCTTCTTCCACTTCAAGCCCATCAAGTACGGCGTCATGGGACCGTCGCCCACGCTCCAGACCGCCAGCGGCCAGATGGTCGGgacggccaccaccaccaccaagcaCCAGGCCGTCGCAACGCTTGGCGGAG TGCTGATCGCCTCCATTGATTTGCAAACTTGTAGATTTCCGATGTAa